From Weissella diestrammenae, a single genomic window includes:
- a CDS encoding VOC family protein has product MAFQYIHHVAINASDYDATIDFYVDKLGFEIIREHIRKDRQDIKLDLRFGEQELEIFIQSNLPKRLSYPEALGLRHLAFRVDSVPETVALLNAKGILTEPVRLDDYTNKRMTFFTDPDGLPLEIHE; this is encoded by the coding sequence ATGGCATTTCAATATATACATCATGTGGCGATTAATGCATCCGATTATGATGCGACGATTGATTTTTATGTGGACAAATTAGGGTTTGAAATTATTCGTGAGCACATTAGAAAAGATAGACAGGATATCAAGTTGGACTTACGCTTTGGAGAGCAAGAATTGGAAATTTTTATTCAAAGTAATTTACCAAAGCGGTTAAGTTATCCAGAAGCATTGGGTTTGCGACATTTAGCCTTCAGAGTTGATTCAGTACCTGAAACTGTCGCATTACTTAATGCTAAAGGCATTTTGACTGAGCCAGTCCGGCTTGATGATTATACAAATAAAAGAATGACTTTTTTTACAGACCCAGATGGCTTGCCACTTGAGATTCATGAATGA
- a CDS encoding AraC family transcriptional regulator: MAKSSVELLDSLPTRAKLFFNSCGVKQTFPFDTFEHTPNQNYVIQFIQSGEGYVFFNHQRYQLRPGTCFLVAPGDSMMILSSLNRPLTYGWLSFSGTDVQHIVQNQKSFSPNYIFNSVWLETYVTLIDQALKFDKSPQPSQQDLDYLMTNFINTFITDTLENELQPLSVTFSSYAQQAQHFIEQHYCEDISIANIADAIKIDRSYLSRLFHDQFGMAPKSWLIGIRFNRACQLLQKTNLSIAQISDRTGFNSLCVFSRAFSKIFNMTPSDYRKLSGEFAQNQHQTLTLSETLI, translated from the coding sequence ATGGCAAAATCATCAGTTGAATTATTAGATAGTCTGCCCACGCGCGCCAAACTATTCTTCAATTCCTGTGGTGTTAAGCAAACATTCCCTTTTGACACCTTTGAACACACACCAAACCAAAATTATGTCATTCAATTTATCCAGTCTGGCGAAGGTTATGTTTTTTTTAATCATCAGCGCTATCAACTCAGACCCGGCACTTGTTTCCTAGTAGCGCCCGGTGATTCGATGATGATTTTATCAAGTTTAAATCGACCGTTAACTTACGGTTGGTTGTCATTTAGTGGCACAGATGTCCAACATATCGTACAAAATCAGAAATCATTTAGCCCAAATTATATTTTTAACTCCGTATGGCTTGAAACCTATGTAACACTGATTGATCAAGCACTCAAATTTGATAAATCACCGCAACCATCCCAACAAGATTTAGATTATTTGATGACTAATTTCATCAATACTTTCATCACTGATACGCTTGAAAATGAGCTTCAGCCTTTGTCAGTAACTTTTTCATCTTATGCACAACAAGCACAACATTTCATAGAACAGCATTATTGTGAAGACATTTCAATCGCTAATATTGCAGACGCCATCAAAATTGACCGTTCCTATCTGTCTCGCCTCTTTCACGATCAATTTGGTATGGCGCCAAAATCTTGGCTAATTGGTATTCGTTTTAACCGTGCATGCCAATTACTCCAAAAAACCAATCTTTCGATTGCACAAATCAGCGATCGTACTGGCTTTAACAGCCTTTGCGTATTTAGTCGTGCTTTTTCCAAAATATTTAACATGACGCCAAGTGACTATCGAAAATTATCCGGTGAATTCGCACAAAACCAACATCAAACACTTACTTTGTCCGAAACACTCATTTAG
- a CDS encoding PTS sugar transporter subunit IIC yields MMRITTFLEKYLTPLGAKLANNKPLTAIRDGIAMAMPLIIVGSAAMLLANGFAIDAFKNWLMDTGAFDWLVKVVNATFGLMGVVSVFGIAYRYAQSLKVDPTSAGILSLASFILVTPDLITKDATGISFGYLGAAGLFAAILVALVSTKIFSIFVKRNIQIKMPDGVPPAVAASFAALIPGAVIIVGWGGIYALLAATPFHNIHQILQVLLGQPLTAFGGSLAGALVVTILTSLFWFVGVHGGNVTGAIMSPIWLGMMAQNLKVYEANPNAVMPHIVTQPFMDMFVYLGGGGATFGLVIAILITAKSAKLKMMKPLITAPGIFNINEPTMFGVPVVLNVKLIIPFVLAPVVNAIIAFIAMSTGLVHATVGIVIPWVMPPVLSGFLATGSHISGAVLQIVLIIIDVLLYLPFVKVMDNDEVKLEQS; encoded by the coding sequence ATGATGCGTATTACAACATTTTTAGAAAAATATTTAACACCATTAGGTGCTAAGTTAGCAAATAATAAACCATTAACAGCTATTCGCGACGGAATAGCTATGGCAATGCCGTTAATTATTGTTGGCTCAGCAGCCATGTTATTGGCTAATGGCTTTGCGATTGATGCTTTTAAGAATTGGTTAATGGATACCGGTGCGTTTGATTGGTTAGTCAAGGTCGTCAATGCGACGTTTGGACTGATGGGCGTTGTTTCGGTTTTTGGTATCGCTTATCGTTACGCGCAATCATTAAAAGTAGATCCAACTTCAGCCGGGATTTTGTCTCTGGCTAGTTTTATCTTAGTTACACCAGATTTAATTACTAAGGATGCCACAGGAATATCATTTGGCTATTTGGGGGCAGCTGGTTTGTTTGCTGCTATTCTAGTCGCTCTAGTTTCAACAAAAATATTTTCTATTTTTGTTAAACGAAATATTCAGATTAAAATGCCCGACGGTGTACCGCCAGCAGTTGCTGCATCATTTGCAGCATTAATCCCAGGGGCAGTTATTATTGTTGGCTGGGGTGGTATTTATGCCTTATTAGCTGCGACACCATTCCATAATATTCACCAAATTTTGCAAGTATTGTTGGGGCAACCTTTGACGGCATTTGGTGGTTCCTTAGCGGGTGCGTTAGTGGTGACAATTTTAACGTCATTATTTTGGTTCGTTGGTGTGCATGGCGGTAATGTCACAGGGGCTATCATGTCACCAATTTGGCTGGGAATGATGGCGCAAAATTTGAAAGTTTATGAAGCCAATCCCAATGCTGTTATGCCGCATATCGTGACACAACCGTTTATGGATATGTTTGTGTATTTAGGTGGCGGTGGGGCAACCTTTGGCTTGGTAATTGCCATTCTAATCACTGCGAAGTCAGCTAAGTTAAAAATGATGAAGCCATTGATTACAGCACCTGGTATTTTCAATATTAATGAACCAACAATGTTTGGAGTACCGGTCGTCTTGAATGTCAAATTGATTATTCCATTTGTTTTGGCGCCGGTTGTCAATGCGATTATTGCCTTTATTGCAATGTCTACTGGGTTGGTGCATGCCACAGTTGGTATCGTTATTCCTTGGGTCATGCCACCAGTATTGTCAGGTTTTCTTGCGACTGGGTCACATATTTCGGGGGCGGTCTTACAAATCGTCTTGATTATTATTGATGTTTTACTTTATCTACCTTTCGTCAAGGTCATGGATAATGATGAAGTCAAGTTAGAGCAAAGTTAG
- a CDS encoding DUF871 domain-containing protein has protein sequence MSLGIAIYPSKMTMTAMKTYVKQAADLGYRRIFTSMLEVADNPQETLDKYQEIIHYGNQLYMETTIDISPVLFDKLNISYQDLALFDQIGAKAIRLDEGFTGMEEARMTQNPYGIKIELNISRGQHYIDLIQDFSPNAAAIMGSHNFYPQSFTGLDSQYFIATAQQYKKYHLTTAAFVDTASGAVGPWPNSNLMVSAEIQRMMPISTQVRWLKMLGVIDDILIASSLVDIEDLKAVASAYFEPLPSLTVTFNDNATTLEKQIILESTHMYRGDYSGYMIRSTMTRIVYRNQLNEPRQTNDIDIGDITVGNSNAGQYQNETQIALKTRPNIGQQHNVVGRIRPSDLPLLQQLKPWQSFRLHTITDS, from the coding sequence ATGAGCTTAGGAATCGCCATTTATCCATCTAAAATGACTATGACGGCAATGAAAACGTATGTGAAACAGGCCGCAGATTTAGGTTATCGGCGTATTTTCACGTCGATGTTGGAAGTTGCAGACAATCCCCAAGAGACTTTAGATAAATATCAGGAGATTATCCATTACGGCAATCAATTGTATATGGAAACGACAATTGATATTAGCCCGGTTTTATTTGATAAGTTAAATATTAGTTATCAAGATTTGGCACTGTTTGACCAAATCGGAGCGAAAGCGATTCGATTAGATGAAGGTTTCACAGGTATGGAAGAGGCAAGAATGACGCAAAATCCATATGGGATTAAGATTGAATTGAATATTTCAAGAGGCCAGCATTATATTGACTTGATTCAGGATTTCAGCCCAAATGCGGCAGCTATCATGGGTTCGCATAATTTTTATCCACAGTCATTTACGGGATTGGATAGTCAATATTTTATTGCTACTGCACAACAATATAAAAAGTATCATCTAACTACGGCCGCATTTGTGGATACAGCATCTGGGGCTGTGGGACCATGGCCCAATTCAAATTTAATGGTTAGCGCCGAAATACAGCGCATGATGCCTATTTCAACGCAAGTGCGGTGGTTAAAAATGTTGGGGGTGATTGATGATATCTTAATTGCGAGTTCGTTAGTTGATATTGAAGACTTGAAGGCTGTCGCGTCAGCTTATTTCGAGCCGCTACCTAGCTTAACCGTTACTTTTAATGATAATGCAACGACATTGGAAAAACAAATTATTTTAGAGTCAACGCATATGTATCGAGGGGATTATTCGGGCTATATGATTCGTTCAACTATGACCCGGATTGTTTATCGAAATCAACTGAATGAACCACGGCAAACCAATGATATTGATATTGGTGATATTACAGTGGGTAATTCCAATGCTGGACAGTATCAAAATGAAACCCAAATTGCGTTAAAGACACGGCCAAATATAGGCCAACAACATAACGTCGTTGGTAGAATCAGGCCGAGTGATTTGCCATTGTTGCAACAATTGAAACCATGGCAATCATTTCGTCTGCATACAATAACAGACAGCTAA
- a CDS encoding 6-phospho-beta-glucosidase, whose protein sequence is MRTEYQMPDDFLWGVAVAAHQLEGAWDIDGKGVSIADVMLAGENKKIQTGGRRVVTDDVLPNGNYPNHRGIDFYHTYPKDFKLLAELGIKAFRTSIAWTRIFPNGDESEPNEAGLKFYDDMIDDMLRHEIEPVLTMSHFEMPYHLVKTYGGWRNRKLIDFWLNFAEVVLRRYGDRVTYWMTFNEINNQMAWQDSHPMLQNSGLKDYPSDQAERLMYQASHYELVASALTTKLAHEINTELQIGCMIAFNPVYPATSKPEDIMMAERAMQNRYYWGEVHATGKYPNWLLSYWQHKDLAIDYTDEDLTIIAEYPVDFVGFSYYMSWTVTDTGDEWLFYDEEKNHGDNPYLQKSDWGWQIDPVGVRYAMNWMWDRWHKPMFIVENGFGAYDQLQTDGSVHDDYRIAYFRDHIKAMKKAVVLDKIPLIGYCPWSGIDIVSASTGEMAKRYGFIYVDLDDLGHGTGMRYRKDSFAWYQQVIQSNGAVLD, encoded by the coding sequence ATGCGGACAGAATATCAGATGCCAGATGATTTTTTGTGGGGCGTTGCCGTTGCGGCACATCAATTGGAGGGTGCTTGGGATATAGACGGTAAAGGCGTTTCCATTGCTGACGTCATGCTTGCTGGTGAAAATAAAAAGATTCAAACGGGTGGTCGACGGGTCGTGACGGATGACGTATTGCCGAATGGCAATTACCCTAATCATCGTGGAATAGATTTTTATCATACTTATCCGAAAGATTTTAAACTGCTGGCTGAATTAGGGATTAAAGCTTTTCGAACATCGATTGCTTGGACGCGAATTTTCCCCAATGGTGATGAAAGTGAACCAAACGAAGCAGGACTTAAATTTTACGATGACATGATTGATGATATGTTGCGACATGAGATTGAACCAGTACTGACAATGTCACATTTTGAAATGCCATATCATCTTGTGAAAACATATGGTGGATGGCGTAATCGAAAATTAATTGATTTTTGGCTAAATTTTGCTGAGGTAGTTTTACGTCGTTATGGGGATCGTGTCACATATTGGATGACATTCAACGAAATCAACAATCAGATGGCATGGCAAGATAGCCATCCGATGTTACAAAATTCAGGCCTAAAAGACTATCCATCCGACCAAGCAGAACGACTCATGTATCAAGCGTCGCACTATGAACTTGTTGCGTCAGCTTTAACAACAAAGTTGGCGCATGAGATTAATACTGAATTGCAGATTGGCTGCATGATAGCCTTCAACCCTGTTTATCCGGCGACTTCGAAACCAGAAGATATTATGATGGCCGAACGTGCAATGCAAAATCGGTATTATTGGGGTGAGGTACATGCAACCGGTAAATATCCTAATTGGTTATTGAGTTATTGGCAGCATAAAGACTTAGCCATTGATTATACTGACGAGGATTTAACAATTATAGCTGAATATCCGGTTGATTTCGTTGGATTTTCATATTATATGTCATGGACAGTAACAGATACGGGAGATGAATGGCTGTTTTATGATGAGGAGAAAAATCATGGAGATAATCCTTATTTGCAAAAATCAGATTGGGGTTGGCAAATTGACCCAGTTGGCGTACGTTACGCCATGAATTGGATGTGGGACCGTTGGCATAAGCCAATGTTTATCGTTGAGAATGGCTTTGGCGCATACGATCAATTACAAACGGATGGGTCAGTACATGATGATTATCGAATTGCCTATTTTCGAGATCATATCAAAGCAATGAAAAAAGCAGTTGTATTGGATAAAATCCCATTGATTGGCTATTGTCCATGGTCAGGCATTGATATTGTGTCAGCATCAACGGGCGAAATGGCCAAACGTTATGGGTTTATTTATGTTGACCTTGACGATTTGGGACATGGGACCGGCATGCGTTATCGAAAAGATTCGTTTGCATGGTATCAACAAGTGATTCAATCGAATGGCGCGGTACTTGATTGA
- a CDS encoding glycoside hydrolase family 1 protein encodes MGKEQMPRDFFWGNSVSSMQTEGAWQEDGKGLSVYDIRPETATTMNWHDAIDEYHRYEEDLDLMQTMHMNMYRVQISWSRVCPDGDGNFNEAGLAYYDRLIDAMLERQIEPMICLYHFDMPLKLAEKYNGLISRTVMAAFVRFSEMVVRRYADKVKYWLTFNEHNLYFTDEVFEISGYMHGNRSLSDMYRIFHHTMLAHAQVDKFIHDNYSDLKIGGMLAFAACYPATSKPEDVFANRQIDEFLNHNLNSAFANGRYSNEVMQYVANHHIDWDFQAGDELILSAQKADFLAFSYYRTDTINADKIPSDAAPNRYLNFGNEKNRFLTANEWQWTIDPLGFRNVIATLFSRYGVPIFPVENGIGWRESWNGKDMVVDDYRIAYHQSHIQAMKDAMFVDGAKVLGYLGWGLIDIPSSHADMEKRYGVVYVNRTNHDLKDLKRVPKKSFYWLQKVLADNGNNLDL; translated from the coding sequence ATGGGAAAAGAGCAAATGCCTCGTGACTTTTTCTGGGGTAATTCAGTATCATCAATGCAAACGGAAGGTGCATGGCAAGAAGATGGTAAAGGGTTATCAGTCTATGATATTCGACCCGAAACGGCTACAACAATGAATTGGCATGATGCAATTGATGAATATCATCGATATGAAGAAGATTTGGATTTGATGCAGACGATGCATATGAACATGTATCGGGTCCAAATATCATGGTCACGAGTTTGTCCAGATGGTGATGGCAATTTTAATGAAGCGGGATTGGCGTATTATGATCGCTTAATTGATGCAATGTTAGAGCGACAAATTGAACCAATGATTTGTTTGTACCATTTTGATATGCCCTTGAAATTAGCCGAAAAATATAATGGGTTGATATCTCGAACCGTCATGGCAGCTTTCGTTCGTTTTTCAGAGATGGTCGTTCGTCGGTACGCTGACAAAGTCAAGTACTGGCTAACTTTTAATGAACACAATCTATATTTTACAGACGAAGTATTTGAAATCTCAGGCTATATGCATGGTAATCGTAGTTTATCAGATATGTATCGAATTTTTCATCATACGATGTTGGCCCATGCACAGGTCGATAAATTTATTCATGATAATTACTCTGATTTAAAAATTGGTGGCATGTTGGCTTTTGCAGCATGTTATCCAGCTACTTCCAAGCCAGAAGATGTTTTTGCCAATCGACAAATTGATGAATTTTTGAATCATAATTTAAATTCGGCTTTTGCGAATGGTCGATATTCTAATGAGGTCATGCAATATGTAGCTAATCATCATATTGACTGGGACTTTCAAGCTGGTGATGAGCTGATTTTATCAGCACAAAAGGCGGACTTTTTAGCTTTTAGTTACTACCGAACAGATACGATTAATGCTGATAAGATTCCTTCAGACGCAGCACCAAATCGATATTTAAATTTTGGAAATGAAAAAAACCGTTTTTTGACTGCGAATGAATGGCAGTGGACCATTGATCCATTAGGTTTTCGAAATGTGATTGCCACGTTATTTTCTCGCTATGGTGTACCAATTTTCCCTGTTGAAAATGGGATTGGTTGGCGAGAATCTTGGAACGGCAAAGATATGGTAGTTGATGATTATCGAATTGCGTATCATCAATCGCATATTCAGGCGATGAAAGATGCCATGTTCGTTGATGGGGCCAAAGTTCTGGGTTATTTGGGATGGGGGTTAATCGATATTCCGAGCTCACATGCTGATATGGAAAAGCGCTATGGTGTCGTGTATGTCAATCGAACAAATCATGATTTGAAAGACTTAAAGCGGGTACCCAAAAAGTCATTTTATTGGTTGCAAAAGGTTTTGGCAGATAATGGCAATAATTTGGATCTTTAA
- a CDS encoding PTS sugar transporter subunit IIC: protein MNETTQETWLNQHVLTPIMKVVNTKPMNALKNGMVYALPFIIIGSIFLILSNIPYPPLAKVLADSGWAAFFSQANNVSFGILAVWASIGIAYCYVRDEGYEALPAGLTSFSVFLLLQHLAVKNPLIAATAKGGALYSYTNEIDKLPHVVQTFLKSDVGGVINTSWLGGQGMIGAILIGILVGWSYSKMLKAGWAIKLPDQVPSNVAGQFTAMIPAGIIITVGMLVYAFFDKVLSTDLLSEIYRLIQMPLQNISDSLPGALIIAFLVPFFWFFGVHGGLIMGAITSGLLIPNTFDNAALYKAGKLTLDHGAHIVTNEFYNNFINLTGSGITIGLVVFTLWRARSVQLRSIGKIEAVPALFNINEPFLFGLPLVLNPMLAIPFFLTPVIVALTTYLVIWSGIVPPLNGVAAPWTTPPIISGFLIGGWKMAVWQTITLVMSTAVYFPFAAHYDKILFAQEQAALEQENEVK from the coding sequence ATGAATGAAACGACGCAAGAAACATGGTTGAATCAGCATGTATTGACGCCGATAATGAAGGTGGTTAATACCAAGCCGATGAATGCGCTCAAAAATGGGATGGTTTATGCCTTGCCATTCATCATTATTGGGTCAATTTTCTTGATCCTATCAAATATTCCATATCCGCCTTTGGCCAAAGTTCTCGCAGATTCTGGCTGGGCTGCTTTCTTTTCTCAGGCGAATAATGTCTCGTTTGGTATTTTGGCAGTCTGGGCATCGATTGGAATTGCTTATTGCTATGTTCGTGATGAGGGCTACGAAGCACTACCGGCCGGACTAACGTCATTTTCTGTCTTTTTGCTGTTGCAACATTTGGCAGTAAAAAATCCATTAATTGCCGCAACGGCTAAAGGTGGCGCTTTGTACAGTTATACGAATGAGATTGATAAATTACCACATGTGGTGCAGACATTTTTGAAGTCTGATGTGGGTGGTGTTATTAATACATCTTGGCTTGGTGGTCAAGGTATGATTGGGGCAATTTTGATTGGTATCCTAGTGGGTTGGTCGTATTCAAAAATGTTAAAAGCAGGTTGGGCAATTAAATTACCTGATCAAGTACCTTCAAATGTTGCGGGTCAATTTACGGCCATGATTCCAGCTGGAATTATTATTACGGTAGGCATGTTAGTGTATGCCTTCTTTGACAAAGTATTATCAACAGATTTGCTTAGTGAAATTTATCGCCTAATTCAAATGCCACTCCAAAACATTTCTGACTCATTACCAGGGGCTTTGATTATCGCATTCTTGGTACCATTCTTCTGGTTCTTTGGTGTGCATGGTGGGCTTATCATGGGAGCCATTACATCAGGTTTGTTGATTCCAAATACATTTGATAATGCTGCCTTGTATAAGGCGGGAAAGTTAACTTTGGATCATGGTGCCCACATTGTAACAAATGAGTTCTATAATAATTTTATTAATTTGACTGGTTCTGGAATCACAATTGGATTGGTTGTCTTTACATTATGGCGGGCACGATCGGTACAACTCCGTTCAATTGGAAAAATTGAAGCTGTCCCAGCATTGTTTAATATCAACGAACCATTTTTGTTTGGTTTACCGTTAGTTTTGAATCCAATGTTAGCCATTCCATTCTTCCTAACACCAGTAATTGTTGCATTAACAACTTATCTCGTGATTTGGTCGGGCATCGTTCCACCGCTTAATGGTGTTGCAGCACCATGGACGACACCACCAATTATTTCAGGTTTCTTAATCGGTGGTTGGAAAATGGCAGTTTGGCAAACAATTACGCTTGTCATGTCAACAGCCGTGTATTTCCCATTCGCTGCGCATTACGATAAAATCCTATTCGCACAAGAGCAAGCAGCGTTAGAACAGGAAAATGAAGTCAAATAA
- a CDS encoding glucosamine-6-phosphate deaminase: MDIKIVENQLAGGRLGQQIFADALAQGANVFGLATGSTPISIYDQITASDLDFSDKISINLDEYKGISGTHPQSYRYFMDKHFFSKKPFKASYVPNGLNPDGADEAKKYDAILAEYPRDLQILGLGQNGHIGFNEPGTPFDSTTHEVELTASTIEANARFFDNENEVPKQAYSMGIQSIMDAKQILIVAYGQNKAAAVASMINGPVTENVPASILQKHANVTVILDADSASQL; the protein is encoded by the coding sequence ATGGATATTAAAATTGTTGAAAATCAATTGGCTGGTGGCCGTTTAGGACAACAAATATTTGCGGATGCGTTAGCTCAGGGTGCAAACGTTTTCGGATTAGCGACTGGATCAACGCCAATTTCGATTTATGATCAAATTACGGCAAGTGATTTGGATTTTTCTGATAAAATCTCGATTAACCTTGACGAATATAAAGGCATTTCTGGCACACATCCCCAAAGTTACCGCTATTTCATGGATAAGCATTTTTTCTCGAAGAAACCATTTAAAGCAAGTTATGTTCCTAACGGGTTGAACCCTGATGGTGCAGACGAGGCTAAAAAGTATGATGCAATTTTGGCAGAATATCCACGAGATTTACAAATTCTTGGGTTGGGACAAAATGGGCATATCGGATTTAATGAACCCGGTACCCCATTTGATTCAACAACACATGAAGTTGAATTAACTGCATCAACGATTGAAGCAAACGCACGTTTTTTTGATAATGAAAATGAAGTGCCTAAGCAAGCCTATTCAATGGGCATTCAGTCAATTATGGATGCTAAACAAATTTTGATTGTTGCATATGGTCAAAATAAAGCTGCCGCAGTAGCATCAATGATTAATGGCCCAGTGACAGAAAATGTGCCAGCGTCTATTTTGCAAAAGCATGCAAATGTAACAGTCATTTTGGATGCTGATTCAGCAAGCCAATTATAG
- a CDS encoding Cof-type HAD-IIB family hydrolase → MTYKMLVSDLDETLLNDDGSINPDNIKTIKQAISQGFKFVPNTGRSFKSVQALLETLGLKDQAQQYVISYNGGAIVENKGNRVIATRAMTFDLAQKIFSAGIKINSAIDVHIYTVDQLFIYNISETDQAYMAERHVPYQLVDTTDLSFLKSEAPIMKVIFEHPDQAVRDVIMTEVSDTVGAENVVATYSSNRYVEFNPKGVDKGSASLQLGELLGIQQSEIMAVGDNANDKSMIDAAGLGVAVQNAIEPIKSVAQLITKKSNNEGAIAEILQQFVLDDHE, encoded by the coding sequence ATGACTTATAAGATGTTGGTATCCGATTTAGATGAAACATTGTTGAATGATGATGGGTCAATTAATCCCGATAATATTAAAACGATTAAACAGGCTATTAGTCAAGGCTTTAAATTTGTTCCAAATACTGGGCGCTCATTTAAGTCGGTTCAGGCACTATTGGAGACACTAGGCTTAAAAGATCAGGCACAACAATACGTTATTTCATACAATGGGGGTGCCATTGTTGAAAATAAGGGGAATCGAGTGATTGCCACTCGTGCGATGACGTTTGACTTGGCTCAAAAAATATTTTCCGCAGGTATTAAAATAAATTCAGCGATTGATGTCCATATTTACACCGTCGACCAGTTATTTATTTATAATATTTCTGAAACTGATCAAGCATATATGGCTGAACGACATGTGCCATATCAATTAGTGGATACAACAGATCTATCATTTTTGAAGTCAGAAGCGCCGATTATGAAAGTCATTTTTGAACACCCAGATCAAGCAGTGCGTGATGTCATTATGACCGAAGTGAGTGATACTGTTGGTGCCGAAAATGTGGTTGCTACTTATTCATCAAATCGCTATGTTGAATTTAATCCCAAAGGTGTGGATAAAGGAAGTGCGTCCCTTCAACTTGGTGAACTATTGGGAATTCAACAGTCAGAAATCATGGCAGTGGGGGATAACGCCAATGATAAGTCAATGATTGATGCTGCTGGTTTAGGGGTTGCAGTTCAAAACGCCATCGAACCCATTAAATCTGTTGCGCAGTTAATCACCAAGAAGAGTAATAATGAGGGGGCAATAGCTGAGATATTACAGCAATTTGTATTGGATGATCATGAATAA
- a CDS encoding CPBP family intramembrane glutamic endopeptidase produces the protein MINQNSNWRISAGFGFIFVIIGLAFDIFIQTAGLLALKTPAKLLHIKENSWLPILTLVIVFLVLLVIAVQIMLKFVRIKAPKTRLHQLVGSKVAWVFKGYGLIIAGSIVLAMLQTAMTQHIETADNQVALNQMATQGLGARVFLILLAIVLAPLLEELIFRGIVMNYFFKDSGWWWTNVLISGVAFGYFHVALQSFQWFAFIQYSIMGIILAVVYKKTHQIQYSMLTHFMNNTIAMIIMFSSLV, from the coding sequence GTGATTAATCAAAACTCGAATTGGCGAATTAGTGCTGGATTTGGATTTATTTTTGTGATTATTGGGTTAGCATTCGATATTTTTATCCAAACGGCTGGTCTATTGGCATTAAAAACACCCGCAAAACTATTGCATATCAAGGAAAACTCATGGCTACCAATCTTAACATTAGTCATTGTATTTCTCGTCTTATTGGTGATTGCAGTTCAAATAATGCTCAAATTCGTTCGCATTAAAGCGCCAAAAACACGCTTACACCAACTTGTTGGTTCAAAAGTTGCCTGGGTATTTAAAGGTTATGGCTTAATCATTGCCGGCAGTATTGTTTTAGCAATGCTTCAAACTGCGATGACACAACATATTGAAACAGCGGATAATCAGGTAGCACTCAACCAGATGGCCACACAAGGTCTCGGTGCGCGTGTATTTTTAATTTTATTAGCAATCGTATTAGCGCCATTATTGGAGGAATTAATTTTTCGTGGAATCGTGATGAATTATTTCTTTAAGGACAGTGGTTGGTGGTGGACAAATGTTCTCATTTCAGGGGTTGCATTTGGCTATTTCCATGTTGCTTTACAATCATTTCAATGGTTTGCTTTTATCCAATATTCAATTATGGGCATTATTTTAGCAGTTGTTTATAAGAAAACGCATCAAATTCAGTATTCAATGCTGACTCATTTCATGAATAATACGATTGCAATGATCATTATGTTTAGTAGTTTGGTTTAA
- a CDS encoding antibiotic biosynthesis monooxygenase produces the protein MTQFIHTTFGSREVLKTIQAAHLDRRLFLTVDMKDPNRFQLIELNAQSTNLFVAGTTYEVLMQLIPDEDLRGMMQWQYLTLNDDEAQSFIRRAPAFAKLQRQQEGLINFYLLQVPNSFDYAILTTWVTKEAADKFQPVMAELMQRYTGSNSSKYNLRSRQFSFATLTK, from the coding sequence ATGACACAATTCATTCATACAACCTTTGGTTCACGTGAGGTATTAAAGACAATTCAAGCAGCACATTTAGACCGACGTCTTTTTTTGACAGTCGATATGAAAGATCCTAATCGTTTTCAATTGATTGAATTAAATGCGCAATCGACTAATTTATTTGTAGCGGGTACAACGTATGAAGTTCTAATGCAATTGATACCTGATGAAGATTTACGCGGTATGATGCAGTGGCAATATTTGACTTTAAATGATGATGAAGCACAATCATTTATCCGGCGGGCACCCGCTTTTGCGAAGCTACAACGTCAGCAAGAAGGTCTCATTAATTTTTATTTATTGCAAGTGCCTAATAGTTTTGACTATGCGATACTCACAACGTGGGTAACGAAGGAAGCGGCTGACAAATTTCAACCAGTGATGGCTGAATTAATGCAGCGATATACTGGCTCAAATAGTAGTAAATATAATTTACGGTCACGACAATTTAGTTTTGCAACTTTAACAAAATAA